In Erigeron canadensis isolate Cc75 chromosome 1, C_canadensis_v1, whole genome shotgun sequence, a single window of DNA contains:
- the LOC122585447 gene encoding serine/threonine-protein phosphatase 7 long form homolog, which yields MARRVILALIGSQLFPDSNSYDVSLNYLPFLGDLSIAGRRSWGSATLCCLYRNLSKGTWPTRQGIDGPLLLLQYWAWERFPRIAPRVTPFKPDDGEEEEVYEYGSCLANKWCGDHSNRDTPGHCIISFRSFFNALTPDQFEWTPYNNFINILPASCKTGRSIWRYMGPLICWEEVEFHLADRVARQFGLIQAIPDNDALVAPAQHKTLIKMRKARVDYCEVHADYIDQWNNRAQRIHQGDRGATCAPGYMQWYLERTVLTVGKPGQQQPPGQYPQWGVTQQFYQDSLVQVDERARQQQEANPQISHLFGDFRTITRETFSLTQQEERMNYSSQNWQFPEPQPFEMPPSQSYQAPSSSGAGLSNWAGGPSSFNTQTVFRPTPNSGFQSYQPGNPQPGASTSATHQMFPGNFFMGSFQTPNYYTQNAGPTNLFDLPPHHFNPDLYYGTGPPARNISPYPMQDFSPYIGSSQLPATNLANDEGEEEDDVFEPRRSNRERGNPPGCGTGGHR from the exons ATGGCTAGACGAGTTATTCTAGCTCTTATTGGTTCGCAGCTTTTTCCTGATTCTAACAGCTATGATGTTAGTCTTAACTATTTGCCGTTTCTGGGAGACCTGAGCATAGCGGGTCGAAGGAGCTGGGGTTCAGCGACCCTTTGTTGTTTGTATAGGAATTTGTCTAAGGGGACTTGGCCTACTAGACAAGGCATTGATGGACCCTTGTTGTTGTTGCAGTACTGGGCGTGGGAAAGATTTCCACGCATTGCCCCACGAGTCACGCCATTCAAACCGGATGacggagaagaagaagaggtgtATGAATACGGAAGCTGTTTAGCAAACAAGTGGTGTGGAGACCACTCAAATCGTGATACACCGGGACACTGTATAATTTCGTTTCGTTCTTTTTTCAATGCGCTAACACCTGACCAg TTCGAATGGACTCCGtataacaacttcatcaacatactcCCCGCGAGTTGTAAGACTGGGCGAAGCATATGGAGATACATGGGCCCCTTGATTTGTTGGGAGGAAGTGGAGTTCCATCTAGCAGATAGAGTTGCTAGACAGTTCGGCTTGATACAAGCCATTCCTGATAATGATGCTTTGGTGGCCCCAGCACAGCATAAGACCCTCATCAAAATGCGAAAAGCGAGGGTCGATTACTGTGAAGTACATGCCGACTATATCGACCAGTGGAACAACCGGGCGCAGCGGATCCACCAGGGAGACCGAGGGGCCACCTGTGCACCAGGGTATATGCAGTGGTATTTGGAGCGTACCGTCTTAACAGTCGGTAAGCCCGGTCAGCAACAGCCTCCAGGCCAGTACCCTCAATGGGGCGTTACCCAACAGTTTTAT CAAGACAGTTTGGTACAGGTTGATGAGCGAGCTCGTCAACAACAAGAAGCAAATCCGCAGATAAGTCACTTGTTTGGGGATTTTAGAACAATAACGAGGGAGACATTTTCATTGACTCAACAAGAAGAACGAATGAATTATTCGTCTCAAAATTGGCAGTTTCCTGAGCCACAGCCATTTGAAATGCCTCCCTCCCAAAGTTATCAAGCTCCTTCCAGTTCTGGTGCTGGTCTTTCTAATTGGGCAGGTGGTCCTTCCAGTTTTAATACCCAAACTGTGTTTAGGCCGACACCCAATTCAGGGTTTCAAAGTTACCAACCGGGTAACCCACAGCCTGGAGCCTCGACTTCAGCAACCCATCAAATGTTCCCGGGTAATTTCTTTATGGGTAGCTTTCAAACCCCGAATTATTATACCCAAAATGCAGGACCAACTAATCTGTTTGATCTCCCTCCACATCATTTTAATCCTGATTTGTACTACGGAACTGGTCCACCGGCTCGAAACATTTCTCCTTATCCGATGCAAGACTTCTCTCCTTATATTGGTTCTTCTCAACTGCCAGCTACAAATCTGGCAAATGATGAAGGAGAAGAAGAGGACGACGTGTTCGAACCAAGAAGAAGTAACCGAGAACGTGGCAATCCACCGGGATGTGGAACTGGGGGGCatagataa
- the LOC122587203 gene encoding uncharacterized protein LOC122587203, with amino-acid sequence MNFMNAMVLFLLIITTTTISSVWCSSSNNDEKIIMVVEEQTSYMQPGVAEKLVPLGRFVSKDGKSVALSRPQENCVGLNGDPCGRLHPCCEGLSCDGYFKGKCNRISNCLPLGSTCLPPLPTIPSRECCYPRRCKKFFSKRTYFKGVLSNESWEKKFYQTSQSGIRNTGFKYPGQIRYLKYRIQKGNIESGISNTGLNV; translated from the exons ATGAATTTTATGAATGCAATGGTGTTGTTTCTACTAATCATCACAACTACTACGATTAGTTCGGTTTGGTGTTCTTCTTCCAACAATGATGAGAAGATTATCATGGTTGTAGAAGAACAAACATCCTATATGCAACCAGGAGTG GCTGAGAAGCTAGTTCCACTTGGACGATTCGTTTCAAAAGATGGAAAGTCAGTGGCATTATCACGACCTCAAGAGAATTGTGTTGGCCTCAATGGTGATCCGTGTGGTAGGCTTCATCCGTGCTGCGAAGGGCTTTCTTGCGATGGGTATTTTAAGGGAAAGTGTAATCGTATCTCAAATTGCCTGCCCCTCGGTTCTACGTGCTTACCACCGCTCCCAACTATCCCATCCAGAGAATGTTGTTATCCCCGTAGATGCAAGAAATTTTTTTCGAAACGGACgtatttcaagggtgttttgtcaaacgagtcttgggaaaaaaaattttatcaaACAAGTCAATCCGGTATtcgaaataccggattcaaataTCCCGGtcaaatccggtatttgaaataccggattcaaaaagGAAAtattgaatccggtatttcaaataccggactcAATGTATGA
- the LOC122584844 gene encoding DNA topoisomerase 2-binding protein 1 yields the protein MRNTTTKTTTFNGANVFMSRKLVPPEIFDSLHDILKHNSASVYLCCDPSRNGPNDYHIISSRDHEKFDDLHQKGCNLLGPQCVFFCAKEHRELPKQGFTCCLAMDGVKILASGFELETKIEIEKLVTAMGGVYQTKVSSDVSFVIVKNVLAAKYKWALNTLKKPIVSESWLHQCWKEHRVVPHESYRVLPFSGLTISVSQIPLDERKEMEKLVLHNGGKYSAELTKKITHLVCDATESDKYKAANRWGHIHIVSRAWFHQSVARRACLNEESYPVQRTPATSTNRQKSSIKVQPIKNNAITNSHSGPCSMTHQEIPCDRFSDAEMEATLSQNMASTIPDVPSHVNEEYAPPCIQSKSTVNPESCIAKDSQSDDNDLYLLNCKIHLVGFDASEMRRLVNMVRRGAGSRYMSLNEQLTHIVVGTPSETEKKEVRSLSAMGVISVVKTVWLEDCEREKKEVPVVRRHVAFDLLLPKDSVSFSKGSVSAMPSLKQASLSTIQPILPTYRSQSWTEGQQKVQHRVGNKSQDIKSSVFKGRSFRFSSSFPDVQRGEIVDWIHEGGGEVVEIQEEKSVNYIVESHGVLCGQSQFNGVTNVSSHWIRSCLQDGHLLDVHSHILFSPLQCKVPLPGFEGLQFCVSQYEEKHKELLRNLCHVLGAKLVNKLTKKVNYLICQFTEGPKYEAAYQWGIQTVTFEWILDCVKQNKVVASSRFLPKEATVSDREAGMCTMSQYPTQAVRMISETGASQLTSQSQDPKMIDGQINDIRVREELKNTATCSKKPRLSEDGCRKDLLSSGSSRIDPVYGSTFTENSVEVSKSVPDVAAAIEDLLEQTSKIHDQKAPERTATDNYVSEIFASDSLRLGNDVQIEDPHSTFGLSKHWTRRSSETADITNYGGQENNGLNGGFSETQTESQVVSYEEDLSGRQMIIDRVRTRSGLTPSPSLP from the exons ATGAGGAATACTACTACGAAGACGACGACGTTCAATGGAGCGAATGTATTCATGTCTAGGAAGTTAGTTCCCCCCGAGATTTTCGATTCTCTTCACGACATCCTTAAACATAACTCTGCTTCTGTCTACTTATGTTGTGATCCCTCTCGTAACGGTCCTAACGATTATCACATTATCTCCTCTCGTGATCAT GAAAAGTTCGACGATTTGCATCAGAAAGGTTGTAATTTGCTTG GTCCTCAATGTGTGTTTTTCTGTGCAAAAGAGCACAGAGAGCTGCCAAAACAAGGATTCACTTGTTGTCTTGCGATGGATGGAGTCAAAATACTGGCTTCTGGCTTTGAACTGGAGACAAAG attGAGATTGAGAAGTTAGTGACTGCTATGGGGGGTGTGTACCAAACGAAAGTATCATCGGATGTTAGCTTTGTGATTGTGAAGAATGTACTAGCTGCGAAGTACAAG TGGGCATTGAACACTTTGAAGAAACCAATTGTCTCAGAGAGTTGGCTGCACCAGTGTTGGAAAGAGCATCGTGTTGTTCCTCATGAGTCATACAGAGTTCTTCCATTTTCTGGGTTGACTATTAGTGTCTCCCAAATTCCGTTAG ATGAACGAAAGGAGATGGAAAAGCTTGTTCTCCATAATGGAGGCAAATACTCTGCTGAACTGACAAAAAAGATCACTCATTTAGTTTGTGAT GCTACTGAAAGTGACAAATATAAGGCTGCCAACAGATGGGGCCACATTCATATTGTCAGTAGAGCATGGTTCCATCAGTCTGTCGCTAGAAGAG CATGCCTAAATGAAGAGTCATATCCTGTCCAAAGAACCCCTGCCACATCTACGAATAGACAGAAAAGTTCTATAAAGGTGCAGCCAATCAAGAATAATGCTATCACCAACTCACACTCTGGTCCGTGTTCTATGACCCATCAAGAGATTCCCTGTGATAGGTTTTCAGATGCTGAAATGGAAGCAACTCTTTCACAGAACATGGCTTCTACTATCCCAGATGTTCCTAGTCATGTCAACGAGGAGTATGCACCACCTTGCATTCAGTCAAAAAGTACTGTGAACCCGGAGAGTTGTATTGCCAAGGACTCTCAATCCGATGACAAtgatttatatttgttaaattgCAAAATTCATCTTGTTGGTTTTGATGCCTCTGAAATGCGTAGACTGGTCAACATGGTTCGCAGAGGGGCTGGATCACGTTATATGTCTCTCAATGAACAATTAACACACATTGTTGTTGGGACTCCCTCGGAAAC TGAGAAGAAAGAAGTGAGAAGTCTCTCCGCTATGGGTGTCATCAGTGTGGTGAAAACAGTATGGCTTGAGGATTGTGAACgtgaaaagaaagaagttcCCGTAGTTCGGAGACATGTTGCTTTTGATTTGCTCCTCCCAAAAG ATTCTGTATCCTTTAGCAAGGGATCTGTAAGTGCAATGCCTAGTCTGAAACAAGCAAGCCTGTCAACCATTCAACCAATTTTGCCAACTTATCGGTCTCAGAG TTGGACTGAGGGTCAACAGAAAGTACAACATCGCGTCGGCAACAAAAGCCAGGATATTAAATCAAGTGTCTTTAAAGGGAGATCTTTTCGCTTTTCCAGTTCCTTCCCTGATGTTCAA AGAGGTGAAATTGTGGATTGGATTCATGAAGGGGGCGGTGAGGTGGTGGAAATTCAGGAGGAGAAAAGTGTTAATTACATTGTCGAATCCCATGGTGTTCTATGTGGTCAAAGCCAGTTTAATGGTGTTACAAATGTATCCTCTCACTGGATTAGGTCATGTCTACAA GATGGCCACTTACTTGATGTTCACAGTCACATTCTCTTTTCTCCACTTCAATGCAAAGTTCCTTTACCTGGATTTGAAGGGCTTCAGTTTTGCGTATCTCAGTATGAGGAGAAGCATAAAGAGCTACTGAGAAACTTATGCCATGTTCTTGGAGCAAAATTAGTTAACAAGTTGACCAAAAAGGTCAACTATTTAATATGTCAGTTCACTGAAGGTCCAAAGTATGAGGCTGCTTATCAATGGGGGATACAAACAGTTACATTTGAATGGATTTTGGATTGTGTTAAGCAG AACAAAGTTGTTGCTTCTAGTCGATTTTTACCAAAAGAAGCTACTGTTAGTGACAGAGAGGCAGGGATGTGCACCATGAGCCAGTATCCAACTCAAGCAGTTCGAATGATTTCAGAAACTGGTGCATCTCAACTAACAAGTCAATCTCAGGACCCTAAAATGATTGATGGCCAGATTAATGATATCCGAGTAAGAGAGGAGTTAAAGAATACTGCCACGTGCAGTAAAAAGCCAAGGCTTTCTGAAGATGGCTGCAGGAAAGATCTACTATCTTCTGGATCAAGTCGCATAGATCCTGTTTACGGGAGTACTTTTACTGAAAATAGTGTGGAAGTTTCTAAATCAGTCCCTGATGTTGCTGCTGCTATTGAGGACTTGTTAGAACAGACAagcaaa ATTCATGACCAGAAGGCACCGGAGAGAACTGCCACTGATAACTATGTATCTGAG ATATTCGCATCTGATAGTTTAAGGCTTGGCAACGATGTTCAGATAGAGGATCCTCATTCTACTTTTGGGTTGTCTAAACACTGGACAAGGAG GTCTAGTGAAACGGCAGACATTACCAACTATGGTGGACAGGAAAATAACGGCCTTAATGGAGGTTTCAGTGAAACACAAACGGAATCCCAG GTTGTGAGTTATGAAGAAGATTTATCTGGAAGGCAGATGATCATAGACAGAGTTAGGACACGAAGCGGCCTCACTCCCAGCCCGTCCTTACCATGA